A portion of the Natrinema salaciae genome contains these proteins:
- the uvrA gene encoding excinuclease ABC subunit UvrA, which produces MSKEYIDVRGAEEHNLKDIDVTIPREAFTVVTGLSGSGKSSLAFETVYAEGQRRYIESLSAYARNFLGQMDKPQVETVEGLSPAISIDQKNAANNPRSTVGTVTELHDYLRLLYARVGTPHCPECGREVGEQSAQNMVERILELPVDTKVKLAAPVVRDQKGAFEDLFEELVSEGYARVEIDGEEHDLTLDDPDLDENFDHTVDVIVDRVKVSAKDRPRIIDSVETALDEAEGVLKVILPDASEEVAADLGEEARRTGALGEETEENDRFVVEFSKDLACTHCGIDIPEIETRSFSFNSPHGACPECEGLGETKEVDEDLVLQDESKPLKHVFEPWSYNRSYYQTRLDAVAEHFGVSLSTPFEALDEDVRQAFLYGTDGQVLFKRHTKNGTRRKRKRFEGVIPNLERRYLETDSDSTREHIEDYMSVTECPACDGTRLKPASRAVLVDDASITEINAMSIGDARDHFESMEADLTEREKVIAEEILKEIRARLGFMCEVGLDYITLDREASTLSGGESQRIRLATQIGSGLVGVLYVLDEPSIGLHQRDNDRLLDTLEELRDLGNTLLVVEHDEETMRRADNVIDMGPGPGKRGGEVVANGSVEEVMETEGSVTGDYLSGRRQIPVPDERRDPAGALTIRGARQHNLSDLDVDIPIGCFTAITGVSGSGKSTLMHEVFYKGLAREMNDNTSVIPGDHDALEGLDQIETVRLIDQSPIGRTPRSNPATYTSVFDYIRELFASTKLAKQRGYEKGRFSFNVKGGRCEECGGQGTVKIEMNFLSDVYVPCEECDGARYNDATLDVTYKGKTIADVLEMSVEEAYEFFESSSQIRRRLKLLKDVGLDYMKLGQPSTTLSGGEAQRIKLAEELGKKDSGETLYLLDEPTTGLHSADERKLIDVLHRLTDNGNTVVVIEHELDLVKNADHIIDLGPEGGENGGEIVATGTPEAVARLEDSHTGRYLRDLLPKVDLEGPRGERVEPVSAPMDDD; this is translated from the coding sequence ATGAGCAAGGAGTACATCGACGTCCGCGGTGCGGAGGAACACAACCTCAAGGACATCGACGTGACGATCCCCCGCGAGGCGTTCACTGTCGTCACCGGCCTCTCGGGGTCGGGCAAGTCCTCGCTCGCGTTCGAGACGGTCTACGCCGAGGGCCAGCGCCGGTACATCGAGAGCCTCTCGGCGTACGCCCGAAACTTCCTCGGACAGATGGACAAGCCGCAGGTCGAAACCGTCGAGGGTCTCTCGCCGGCGATCTCGATCGACCAGAAGAACGCCGCGAACAATCCCCGATCGACGGTCGGGACGGTCACCGAACTACACGACTACCTGCGACTGCTCTACGCCCGCGTCGGCACACCCCACTGTCCCGAGTGCGGTCGCGAGGTCGGCGAACAGTCGGCCCAGAACATGGTCGAGCGCATCCTCGAGCTCCCCGTGGACACGAAGGTCAAACTCGCCGCGCCGGTCGTCCGCGACCAGAAGGGGGCCTTCGAGGACCTCTTCGAGGAACTCGTCTCGGAGGGGTACGCCCGGGTCGAGATCGACGGCGAGGAACACGATCTCACGCTCGACGACCCCGACCTCGACGAGAACTTCGATCACACCGTCGACGTGATCGTCGACCGCGTGAAGGTCTCGGCGAAAGACCGCCCGCGCATCATCGACAGCGTCGAGACGGCGCTCGACGAGGCCGAGGGCGTCCTGAAGGTCATCCTCCCGGACGCCTCGGAGGAAGTTGCCGCAGACCTCGGCGAGGAAGCCCGCCGGACCGGTGCGCTCGGCGAGGAGACCGAGGAGAACGACCGCTTCGTGGTCGAGTTCTCGAAGGACCTCGCCTGTACGCACTGCGGGATCGACATCCCCGAGATCGAGACCCGCTCGTTCTCGTTCAACTCGCCCCACGGTGCCTGTCCGGAGTGTGAGGGCCTCGGCGAGACCAAGGAGGTCGACGAGGACCTCGTCCTCCAGGACGAGTCCAAACCGCTCAAGCACGTCTTCGAGCCCTGGAGTTACAACCGCTCGTACTATCAGACCCGCCTCGACGCCGTCGCGGAACACTTCGGCGTCTCGCTGTCGACCCCCTTCGAGGCGCTCGACGAAGACGTCCGGCAGGCGTTCCTCTACGGCACCGACGGGCAGGTCCTGTTCAAACGCCACACCAAGAACGGCACTCGTCGGAAGCGAAAGCGCTTCGAGGGCGTCATTCCGAACCTCGAGCGACGGTACCTCGAGACCGACTCCGATTCGACGCGGGAGCACATCGAGGACTACATGTCGGTCACGGAGTGTCCGGCCTGTGACGGCACCCGGCTGAAGCCCGCGAGCCGCGCCGTACTGGTCGACGACGCCTCGATCACCGAGATCAACGCGATGAGCATCGGGGACGCCCGCGACCACTTCGAATCGATGGAAGCGGACCTCACCGAGCGCGAGAAGGTGATCGCCGAGGAGATCCTCAAAGAGATCCGCGCCCGGCTCGGGTTCATGTGCGAGGTCGGCCTCGACTACATCACGCTCGACCGCGAGGCCTCGACGCTGTCGGGCGGCGAGAGCCAGCGCATCCGGCTCGCCACGCAGATCGGCTCCGGGCTGGTCGGCGTCCTCTACGTGCTCGACGAGCCCTCGATCGGGCTCCACCAGCGGGACAACGATCGGCTGCTGGACACGCTCGAGGAACTGCGCGACCTCGGGAACACCCTGCTCGTCGTCGAACACGACGAGGAGACGATGCGTCGGGCGGACAACGTCATCGACATGGGTCCCGGTCCCGGCAAGCGCGGCGGCGAGGTCGTCGCCAACGGCTCCGTCGAGGAGGTCATGGAAACGGAGGGGTCCGTCACCGGCGACTACCTCTCCGGCCGCCGGCAGATTCCGGTCCCCGACGAGCGACGGGACCCGGCGGGCGCGCTGACGATCCGCGGAGCGCGCCAGCACAACCTGTCGGACCTCGACGTCGACATCCCGATCGGCTGCTTTACGGCGATCACCGGGGTCTCGGGTTCCGGGAAGTCCACGCTGATGCACGAGGTCTTCTACAAGGGTCTCGCTCGAGAGATGAACGACAACACGAGCGTGATTCCGGGCGACCACGACGCCCTCGAGGGACTCGACCAGATCGAGACGGTCCGACTGATCGACCAGTCGCCGATCGGCCGGACGCCCCGCTCCAATCCCGCGACCTACACCAGCGTCTTCGACTACATCCGGGAGCTGTTCGCCTCGACGAAGCTCGCGAAACAGCGCGGCTACGAGAAGGGGCGGTTCTCGTTCAACGTCAAGGGCGGCCGCTGCGAGGAGTGCGGCGGGCAGGGAACGGTGAAGATCGAGATGAACTTCCTGAGCGACGTCTACGTCCCCTGCGAGGAGTGCGACGGCGCTCGCTACAACGACGCTACGCTCGACGTCACCTACAAGGGCAAGACCATCGCCGACGTCCTCGAGATGTCGGTCGAGGAGGCCTACGAGTTCTTCGAGTCCTCGAGCCAGATTCGCCGCCGACTGAAGCTGCTGAAAGACGTCGGACTCGACTACATGAAACTCGGCCAGCCCTCGACCACCCTCTCCGGCGGTGAGGCCCAGCGGATCAAACTCGCCGAGGAACTCGGCAAGAAGGACTCCGGCGAGACGCTCTACCTGCTCGACGAACCCACTACGGGACTGCACTCGGCGGACGAGCGCAAACTCATCGACGTCCTCCACCGGCTGACCGACAACGGCAACACCGTCGTCGTCATCGAGCACGAACTCGACCTCGTGAAAAACGCCGACCACATCATCGACCTCGGCCCCGAAGGCGGCGAGAACGGCGGCGAGATCGTCGCCACCGGCACGCCGGAGGCCGTCGCCCGTCTCGAGGACTCTCACACCGGTCGGTATCTGCGAGACCTGCTCCCGAAGGTCGACCTCGAGGGACCCCGCGGCGAGCGCGTCGAACCCGTGAGTGCGCCGATGGACGACGACTGA
- a CDS encoding ABC transporter substrate-binding protein, with amino-acid sequence MTRRGALSLGAAGLAGTAGCLGSGTIPGFGSEDHGSYTIGMVNSESGTLAAFGRRNERGLRSALTAINAAGIGPSNEPLVVEVENDRSSETGGVDAARRLVEQVEVPVLVGTVGSGITERIHQDVVSGTDVVQISQNSTSSSLSDYPDLLRTAPSSNTLGAALANQVSEDGHETVALTWIDNAYGKALSEVFVDAFDGTVASNDPHPAGGSSFESELSSMADTDATAWVFLTYADEFTVMITEAYEQNYHEAVDYYGAESTIAEEILAGTPEGSQEGLTGITESAPVDQENYQQFRDEYRSIWGMDPTVWAAYTYDAVVLSAIALEAAETATGSAIGDIVREITVEPGDTVTSFQEAKAALADGGPEDINYDGVSGPLALDENGDPKGFYQVFEVVDHDYEFGSFISG; translated from the coding sequence CTGACCCGCCGCGGCGCGCTCTCGCTTGGGGCCGCGGGTCTCGCCGGGACGGCCGGCTGTCTGGGGAGTGGGACGATTCCCGGATTCGGCAGCGAGGACCACGGGTCCTACACCATCGGGATGGTGAACTCGGAATCGGGGACGCTCGCCGCGTTCGGTCGTCGGAACGAACGTGGATTGCGGAGTGCGCTCACCGCGATCAACGCGGCCGGTATCGGGCCATCGAACGAACCGCTCGTCGTCGAGGTCGAAAACGACAGGAGCAGTGAGACTGGCGGCGTCGACGCGGCCCGACGGCTGGTCGAGCAGGTCGAGGTTCCGGTTCTCGTCGGGACCGTCGGCTCCGGAATCACGGAGCGCATTCATCAGGACGTCGTCTCGGGGACCGACGTCGTCCAGATCAGCCAGAACAGCACCAGTAGCTCCCTCTCGGACTATCCCGACCTCTTGCGGACCGCGCCGAGCAGCAATACCTTGGGCGCCGCGCTGGCGAATCAAGTCAGCGAGGACGGTCACGAGACGGTTGCGCTCACGTGGATCGACAACGCGTACGGGAAGGCGCTCTCGGAAGTCTTCGTCGACGCCTTCGATGGAACTGTCGCGTCGAACGACCCCCACCCCGCCGGCGGGTCGTCGTTCGAGTCGGAGCTGTCGTCGATGGCCGACACCGATGCGACCGCCTGGGTCTTCCTCACGTACGCCGACGAGTTCACCGTGATGATAACCGAAGCCTACGAACAGAACTATCACGAGGCGGTCGACTACTACGGCGCGGAGAGTACGATCGCGGAGGAGATCCTCGCGGGAACGCCGGAGGGGAGCCAGGAAGGGCTCACGGGGATCACCGAGAGCGCACCCGTCGATCAGGAGAACTATCAGCAGTTCCGTGACGAGTATCGCTCCATCTGGGGGATGGACCCCACCGTCTGGGCGGCCTACACGTACGATGCGGTGGTGCTCTCGGCGATCGCCCTCGAGGCTGCCGAGACGGCTACCGGGAGCGCGATCGGAGACATCGTCCGAGAAATCACGGTCGAACCCGGTGACACGGTTACCTCGTTTCAGGAGGCGAAAGCGGCGTTGGCCGACGGTGGCCCCGAAGACATCAACTACGACGGCGTCAGCGGCCCGCTCGCACTCGACGAGAACGGCGATCCGAAGGGGTTCTATCAGGTCTTCGAAGTCGTCGATCACGACTACGAGTTCGGATCGTTCATCTCCGGGTGA
- a CDS encoding methyl-accepting chemotaxis protein, which produces MKRLRTAVPAPIRRNYALKFGIALLVLGVSVGIIGYGGTVLIQDDIEQRVTEDSGTVAAQEAEKLETWNEKNQLTATMLSRSGPVTSGNEAVIDDYLSQRVLELPIGSQAIHYVDVEEGRIVASSADDATGRSLAGVDEPWTETASSPSADVAVSTAYEDQFTGESLPMIAYTTQVNGDSGHAIVYTVNLHSYAANLQQSEEGSVVLVADGEDRIIADGSNANLLEQYDTAAPLDRARSGGPTNPGAMTVAPDDLLGSTAYPVSTDEDHVVGYAQVRNSDWVVLSHTPESTAYGFVSQVRTYGLYATFAGVLLIGAVGAVLGRNTAVSIDRLTDKTDRMKDGDLEVEFDTTRIDNIGRLYDGFASMRDSLKTQIQEAKAAREEAEQARTETERINRHLEEKADEYRVIMRACADGDLTARMDAESENEAMREIATEFNEMVDELETTVARVSAFANEVAVATEQVTASSEEVQSASKQVSESVQEIADGADTQHERFQRASTEIEGLSTTTEEIAASSNEVADIAERTAETGVDGKASAQEAVAGLNRIERDSSEAVAEIEALESEMAQVDELVEFISEVAEETNLLALNANIEASRDGTDSEGFSVVANEVKELSAKTKETADDIEDRLERIQTQTEQAVDVVTTTRERVAENRDVIEGTVESLEEIADYAQETNTGVQEISAATEEQAASTETVVTIVDEAATISAETTAETETVAAAAEEQTTALSEVTTSASDLATQASRLSETLDRFELDESIQRQFEPSRSSAETSDDAADPPAPVGTGEAPSGDPDSDRPVGFEPDGDEGTEADDEPDGDEGTEADDEPDGDEGTEADDEPNENDVFRFGADSTQTEGHDGD; this is translated from the coding sequence ATGAAGCGACTGCGAACAGCGGTCCCAGCGCCGATACGCCGAAACTACGCGCTCAAATTCGGCATCGCGTTGCTGGTACTCGGCGTGTCGGTCGGGATAATCGGGTACGGGGGGACGGTTCTCATCCAGGACGATATCGAACAACGGGTCACGGAGGATTCGGGCACGGTCGCCGCCCAGGAAGCGGAGAAACTCGAGACCTGGAACGAGAAAAACCAGCTCACGGCCACCATGCTATCCCGGTCCGGTCCGGTTACGAGCGGCAACGAGGCGGTGATCGACGACTACCTCTCACAGCGGGTCCTCGAGTTGCCGATCGGCTCGCAGGCGATCCATTACGTCGACGTCGAGGAGGGACGGATCGTCGCGAGTTCGGCCGACGACGCGACCGGTCGTTCGCTCGCCGGTGTCGATGAACCGTGGACGGAAACCGCCTCGAGTCCGAGCGCCGACGTCGCAGTCTCGACGGCCTACGAGGACCAATTTACCGGCGAATCGTTGCCGATGATCGCGTACACGACACAGGTTAACGGCGATTCGGGCCACGCGATCGTCTACACGGTCAACTTGCACTCCTACGCCGCGAACCTCCAGCAGAGCGAGGAGGGGTCGGTCGTGCTCGTCGCCGACGGTGAGGACCGCATCATTGCCGACGGCTCCAATGCGAACCTGCTCGAGCAGTACGACACCGCAGCGCCCCTCGACCGGGCGCGGAGCGGTGGACCGACGAACCCGGGGGCGATGACCGTCGCGCCGGACGACCTTCTCGGCTCGACCGCCTACCCGGTTTCCACCGACGAGGACCACGTCGTCGGGTATGCGCAGGTCCGGAACAGCGACTGGGTCGTCCTCTCGCATACTCCCGAGAGCACGGCCTACGGTTTCGTCTCCCAGGTTCGAACGTACGGGCTGTACGCGACGTTCGCCGGCGTCTTGTTGATCGGCGCGGTCGGTGCCGTCCTCGGACGGAACACCGCCGTCTCGATCGACCGACTCACGGACAAGACCGACCGCATGAAAGACGGCGATCTCGAGGTCGAGTTCGATACGACACGGATCGACAACATCGGCCGGCTCTACGACGGGTTCGCCAGCATGCGCGACTCGTTGAAGACGCAGATACAGGAGGCGAAAGCGGCTCGCGAAGAAGCCGAGCAGGCACGGACCGAGACGGAGCGGATCAATCGGCACCTCGAGGAGAAAGCCGACGAGTATCGGGTGATCATGCGTGCGTGCGCCGACGGCGATCTCACGGCACGGATGGACGCCGAGAGCGAGAACGAAGCGATGCGCGAGATCGCGACGGAGTTCAACGAGATGGTCGACGAACTCGAGACGACGGTCGCTCGAGTGTCGGCCTTCGCGAACGAGGTGGCCGTCGCGACGGAGCAGGTCACCGCGAGTTCCGAGGAGGTCCAGTCCGCGTCGAAACAGGTCTCCGAGTCCGTCCAGGAGATCGCCGACGGGGCCGATACGCAACACGAACGGTTCCAGCGGGCCTCGACGGAGATCGAGGGCCTCTCGACGACGACCGAGGAGATCGCGGCCTCGTCGAACGAGGTCGCCGATATCGCCGAACGGACGGCGGAAACGGGCGTCGACGGGAAAGCCTCGGCACAGGAAGCGGTCGCGGGACTGAACCGGATCGAACGCGACTCCAGCGAGGCCGTCGCCGAGATAGAGGCGCTCGAGTCGGAGATGGCTCAGGTCGACGAGCTCGTCGAGTTCATCTCGGAGGTCGCGGAGGAGACCAACCTCCTGGCGCTGAACGCGAACATCGAGGCGTCCCGCGACGGTACCGATAGCGAGGGATTCTCGGTCGTCGCAAACGAGGTGAAAGAGCTCTCGGCGAAGACCAAGGAGACCGCCGACGACATCGAGGATCGCCTCGAGCGCATCCAGACCCAGACCGAGCAGGCGGTCGATGTCGTCACGACGACCCGGGAACGGGTCGCCGAGAATCGGGACGTGATCGAGGGGACGGTCGAGTCGCTCGAGGAGATCGCCGACTACGCACAGGAGACGAATACGGGCGTGCAGGAGATTTCGGCGGCCACCGAGGAACAGGCGGCCTCGACGGAAACGGTCGTGACGATCGTCGACGAAGCGGCGACGATCTCGGCGGAAACGACCGCGGAGACCGAAACCGTCGCCGCCGCGGCCGAAGAGCAGACGACCGCGCTCTCGGAGGTCACGACGAGCGCATCCGACCTCGCGACGCAGGCCAGCCGGCTGTCCGAGACGCTCGACCGGTTCGAACTCGACGAATCGATACAACGACAGTTCGAACCCAGTCGTTCGTCAGCCGAGACGAGCGACGACGCTGCCGACCCGCCGGCACCGGTCGGGACAGGCGAGGCACCGTCCGGCGATCCCGATAGCGATCGACCGGTGGGATTCGAACCGGACGGTGACGAAGGCACGGAGGCGGACGACGAACCGGACGGTGACGAAGGCACGGAGGCGGACGACGAACCGGACGGTGACGAAGGCACGGAGGCGGACGACGAACCGAACGAAAACGACGTATTCAGATTCGGAGCCGATTCGACGCAGACGGAGGGCCACGATGGGGACTAA
- a CDS encoding ABC transporter ATP-binding protein → MSGDHVLALDAVDSGYGEVQVLDDCTLHLDEGEIVCLIGPNGAGKSTVLKTAFGMLTPWEGAVTYHDRDIGGMAPEDIVREGIGFVPQTENVFGSLTIEENLRMGGVARDDDLEPVLETLYDRFPLLEEKRTAKAQNLSGGQRQVLALARALVMEPDVLLIDEPSAGLAPNTADGVFADVQEVNAMDTAILMVEQNAKKGLGISDRGYVLDQGTVRFEDEADELLDNEEVSKLYLGG, encoded by the coding sequence ATGAGTGGCGATCACGTCCTCGCACTCGACGCCGTCGACAGCGGCTACGGCGAGGTGCAAGTGCTCGACGACTGCACGCTTCACCTCGACGAGGGTGAGATCGTCTGCCTGATCGGTCCGAACGGTGCCGGGAAGTCGACGGTACTCAAGACCGCGTTCGGCATGCTGACGCCGTGGGAGGGTGCAGTGACCTACCACGATCGGGACATCGGCGGCATGGCCCCCGAAGATATCGTCCGCGAGGGGATCGGCTTCGTACCCCAGACGGAGAACGTCTTCGGCTCGCTCACCATCGAGGAGAACCTGCGGATGGGCGGCGTCGCCCGCGACGACGACCTCGAGCCCGTCCTCGAGACGCTGTACGATCGGTTCCCGCTGCTCGAGGAGAAGCGAACGGCGAAGGCGCAGAACCTGTCGGGCGGGCAGCGACAGGTGCTCGCACTCGCCCGAGCGCTGGTGATGGAACCGGACGTGCTCCTGATCGACGAACCCTCCGCGGGACTGGCTCCGAACACCGCCGACGGCGTGTTCGCCGACGTGCAGGAGGTCAACGCGATGGATACGGCGATCCTGATGGTCGAACAGAACGCCAAGAAGGGGCTGGGGATCTCCGATCGGGGCTACGTCCTCGATCAGGGGACGGTGCGATTCGAGGACGAAGCGGACGAGCTGCTGGACAACGAGGAAGTGTCCAAACTGTACCTCGGCGGCTGA
- a CDS encoding ABC transporter ATP-binding protein: MSKDDVVLRVEDLQKSFGALIATDHATFEVERGTITGLIGPNGAGKSTLFNLVSGFYEPDGGTVTVNGTDVTGKEPYEVAEHGLIRTFQTPRKLEGMTVREAMLVGPRKQPGESFIKLFTDPGTVAEHEKKNLADVEQILEEFEIDHLATQPATDISGGQMKLVELARAMLAEPEVLLLDEPVAGVNPTLRNKLADQIRRLNEQGTTCLLIEHDMEFVMSLADPVVVLDRGSVLTEGTPAEIQSDDQVIDAYLGGGGA; the protein is encoded by the coding sequence ATGTCGAAAGACGACGTCGTCCTTCGTGTCGAGGACCTCCAGAAATCGTTCGGGGCGCTCATCGCGACCGACCACGCCACCTTCGAGGTCGAACGTGGGACCATCACGGGCCTCATCGGCCCGAACGGTGCCGGGAAATCGACCCTGTTCAACCTCGTCTCCGGCTTCTACGAGCCTGACGGCGGCACCGTCACGGTCAACGGGACGGACGTCACCGGCAAGGAACCCTACGAGGTCGCCGAACACGGTCTCATCCGGACGTTCCAGACGCCACGGAAACTCGAGGGGATGACCGTCCGCGAGGCGATGCTCGTCGGCCCGCGGAAACAGCCCGGCGAGTCGTTCATCAAACTGTTCACCGATCCCGGGACCGTCGCCGAACACGAGAAAAAGAACCTCGCGGACGTCGAACAAATCCTCGAGGAGTTCGAGATCGACCATCTCGCGACCCAGCCCGCGACGGACATCTCCGGCGGGCAGATGAAACTCGTCGAGCTGGCTCGTGCGATGCTCGCCGAACCGGAGGTGCTCCTGCTCGACGAGCCGGTTGCGGGCGTCAATCCGACGCTCAGGAACAAACTCGCCGACCAGATCCGTCGGCTCAACGAGCAGGGAACGACCTGCTTGCTCATCGAACACGACATGGAGTTCGTGATGAGTCTCGCCGATCCGGTCGTCGTCCTCGATCGGGGGAGCGTCCTCACCGAGGGGACACCGGCGGAGATCCAGTCGGACGACCAGGTCATCGACGCCTATCTCGGGGGTGGTGGCGCATGA
- a CDS encoding branched-chain amino acid ABC transporter permease translates to MGVPSDPRGYWDDLTVTERGVTAALGAIVLALVFALLTGLLSASYFLFLFGLAGMYALLSFGLNSQWGFTGLINFSVAAFFGLGAYGAALMTASNSPLPREFNPIFGLLLGLVLAAVVAVAIGIPTLRLRSDYLAIATLGLAEVVRLFMVNERQWTNGGQGLRGIPTFFEEWPVLGTFPDVMPALEIRLLPGSPVVLGFAFWQQLLNVLLLLIFLGASFAVLRRAQRSPWGRLLRTIRSDEDLAKALGKNTYSYKMQSFVLGSLIMALAGVFFAHLNLVVTPDQLDPITTFYVWVAVILGGSGSNRGALLGGFVVVAIREGSRFVNDIGWLPIGGAPFRLLTIGLLIILVMRFRPQGILPPQRELIWPSAVDNAAPSRPEQGVRDVKAGEKNE, encoded by the coding sequence ATGGGCGTTCCCTCCGACCCCCGCGGCTACTGGGACGATCTGACGGTCACGGAGCGAGGCGTCACGGCTGCGCTCGGAGCGATCGTGCTGGCGCTCGTGTTCGCGCTGCTTACCGGCCTCCTCAGCGCGTCGTATTTCCTCTTCCTGTTCGGACTGGCGGGGATGTACGCGCTCCTCTCGTTCGGGCTGAACTCCCAGTGGGGGTTTACGGGATTGATCAATTTCAGCGTCGCCGCCTTCTTCGGGCTCGGTGCCTACGGCGCAGCGCTGATGACTGCGAGCAACTCGCCGTTGCCGAGGGAATTCAACCCCATCTTCGGCCTGCTCCTCGGTCTGGTTCTCGCGGCAGTGGTCGCGGTTGCGATCGGGATTCCGACGCTGCGACTCCGTTCGGACTACCTCGCTATCGCGACCCTCGGCCTCGCGGAAGTCGTCCGGCTGTTCATGGTCAACGAACGGCAGTGGACCAACGGGGGGCAAGGGCTTCGCGGAATCCCGACCTTCTTCGAGGAGTGGCCGGTACTGGGAACGTTCCCCGACGTGATGCCGGCCCTCGAGATCCGGTTGCTCCCCGGATCGCCAGTCGTCCTCGGGTTCGCGTTCTGGCAACAGCTGCTCAACGTGCTCCTCCTGCTCATCTTCCTCGGTGCATCTTTCGCCGTTCTCCGACGGGCCCAGCGGTCGCCGTGGGGTCGACTCCTCCGGACGATCCGATCCGACGAAGACCTCGCGAAGGCGCTGGGGAAGAACACTTACTCGTACAAGATGCAGTCGTTCGTTCTCGGCAGCCTTATCATGGCGCTCGCGGGTGTCTTCTTCGCCCACCTGAACCTCGTGGTGACGCCGGACCAACTCGACCCGATCACGACGTTCTACGTGTGGGTCGCGGTGATCCTCGGCGGAAGCGGTTCGAACCGCGGGGCCTTGCTCGGCGGCTTCGTCGTCGTGGCCATTCGGGAGGGGTCCCGATTCGTCAACGACATCGGGTGGCTACCGATCGGCGGCGCACCTTTCCGACTGCTCACGATCGGGCTCCTGATCATCCTCGTCATGCGGTTCCGGCCACAGGGAATCCTCCCGCCACAGCGGGAGTTGATCTGGCCGAGCGCGGTCGACAATGCTGCGCCATCGCGCCCAGAACAGGGCGTCCGCGACGTGAAAGCAGGTGAGAAGAATGAGTGA
- a CDS encoding branched-chain amino acid ABC transporter permease — MSIIEYAANGLVYSSIIVLGSIGLSLIYSIAGFANFAHGDTMTVGAYATLVAFGAIGGIGFSILSLPIGFFVALLVGLAVAAAVAIVTEKIVYDPLDIGSIGMLITSIGVAFVYRAVIRLGFGADTAQYDIATLRPIEALLPYGVRMTEHDVAIVISAAVLVGSLHVLLQHTDLGRKMRAMADNPDLARASGIRTDRIKRWSWIIGAGLAGAGGGFLGLFNSLEPRMGFNVLLVIFAAVILGGIGSVYGAMLGGFLIGMVVELMPLLSDIGIPIGIEYANAVAFLIMVAVLLLRPTGIAGEAIGEEGV; from the coding sequence ATGTCTATTATAGAATACGCCGCGAACGGGCTGGTATATAGTAGCATCATCGTTCTCGGGAGCATCGGCCTTTCGTTGATCTACAGCATCGCCGGCTTCGCGAACTTCGCGCACGGTGATACGATGACCGTCGGCGCATATGCGACGCTGGTCGCGTTCGGTGCGATCGGCGGTATCGGCTTCAGCATCCTGAGTCTCCCGATCGGGTTTTTCGTCGCGTTGCTCGTCGGACTCGCCGTCGCCGCCGCCGTCGCGATCGTCACGGAGAAAATCGTCTACGACCCGCTCGACATCGGCTCGATCGGGATGCTGATCACGTCGATCGGGGTCGCGTTCGTCTATCGCGCCGTGATTCGACTCGGATTCGGCGCTGATACGGCACAGTACGACATCGCGACGCTCCGACCGATCGAAGCGCTGCTGCCCTACGGCGTCCGGATGACCGAACACGACGTCGCGATCGTCATCTCCGCAGCCGTGCTCGTGGGCAGCCTCCACGTCCTGTTGCAACACACTGATCTCGGGCGCAAGATGCGCGCGATGGCCGACAATCCCGATCTGGCCCGCGCCAGCGGCATTCGAACCGACCGCATCAAACGCTGGTCGTGGATCATCGGTGCGGGGCTCGCGGGCGCCGGCGGCGGGTTCCTCGGACTGTTCAACTCCCTCGAGCCCCGGATGGGGTTTAACGTGCTGCTGGTCATCTTCGCCGCAGTGATCCTCGGCGGGATCGGTTCCGTCTACGGCGCGATGCTCGGTGGCTTCCTCATCGGGATGGTCGTCGAACTGATGCCGCTCCTGTCGGATATCGGAATTCCGATCGGCATCGAGTACGCGAACGCGGTCGCGTTCCTCATCATGGTCGCCGTACTGCTCTTGCGACCGACCGGGATCGCCGGCGAAGCCATCGGCGAGGAGGGGGTGTGA